A segment of the Manihot esculenta cultivar AM560-2 chromosome 13, M.esculenta_v8, whole genome shotgun sequence genome:
TCCAGGGCTATTTatgtttctattttttattgttgAAAAGCAACATGCTTCAAAGCACATACAGATACATTCACACACATAAGAGGATATTTGAAATGAAAGATTGGAATAACAAATATTAACCATTTAAGAGAAATAACAAAATGACTTACCTACAATAGTATGCTTCTCCACATCCCCCAGGACAAGCAATGGCTGAAGGCAAGCAAAATGTTTTGGAGTGAGGCAACACCAACTCGCCATTCATTAATGACTGCACAAGCGCCTCAGGCAAAGTAACTTTGCCATTGGAACTGCTAGAAGAAGCACAATTCCCCAACTTCTTACATTCTTTCACATAACAATCATCTTCTTCATCAGCTGAATTGGTGTCACAAAAATCTTTTGAACTTCCTTCATTGTCACATGCTTCGTTAGCTGACACACCTAGACTTTGCAAATAGAGCTTCCTCCCAATCTGAAGTTCTATTGAACCAATAAATTGGAAACAAAAGCTACACACTAGACAGTCGATctgcaaagaagaagaagactaaGGAAAATAGAAAACTGCAATTTTTTTGGGCAAGGTATAGGAAAGAAAATAGCAGGGAAAAAAATTGAGGAAATACTTATGATCTCAAGACCTTGTTTGAAGGATGCTGAATACCCACAAGAATTGGGTCCTTCAAAATTAGTTCTCCTTCCTTGAAATCCAAATCAGCATAGACACCTGAAATACACCATTTGCAGCTGTAAATATTGAAATACACATCATAACTTTTAAAAACTACATGAGAATAAAAAGAACAATAATGGACCTTTCACAGTAATCCTTAGCACTAATAGATATATAAAGAACAGAAAAAAATGCAGAACTTATTCTGATTTTTCTAAATGAATTTTAGCATTGAACAttgttttctaaaatttaatacaCTCGAGTTAACCTTAATCCCAAAATAGTTGATCAGTTACATTGATCCTGTACCTCAATCCCCCTACACATTTGATGATAAAAGTAAATATCTAAatatacttaaacataactttaaacataaatatcataaaggaacaaaattatgaatattttggGATATTGTTAAGGCTGTGCTTACTAAGAAGCAACTTGTTTATTAGAGAAACTTTTGAAAGACATTCCCCATTAATTACTATAGCCAAGAGAAAACTTTTACTACAGATAATTTTTCCACCCTGCCCACTATGTctccctttttattttctttccctGATGccaattcataatttaaaagcTGGCATCCAATGCTCACATTCTCCGAAGAAAAAATCACTTGCTGAATAAAAATTGCTTCATAAATAGCCATGGAATATGAACTCACAGTGAATAATATCACAAACTCAAGCTAGTCAGATTAAAAAGTTCATATTAAGAAATTCAATAGGATATATGTAAGTACGATATAGCCAAGGCAAAGGGGGAACAATATATCTTTTCCGATTGAATGATTACAACTCAGCAAGTAATGTACCCTTTCCAAACTCGCCATTCTGTTTAACTTTGATTCCACGGCATTGCCTACTCGATATGAGCTCCTCGAAATACTCCTAGAAAGCATAACCAAATCATAATCTCAGTTCAACAAAACCAAAGACATGTAAAAAGCTCCAGCTTAACTTGAGATTCGCATGTGTATGTCTGCATACATATATAGAGATAGAGAAAGAAGGGTGCCTGCCTGGACttggggaggaggaggaggatggaGAAGAACGGAGATTTGAGAAGCGCACTTGCGATCAATTGGGCAAATTGTGTCCATTACAAGCTTAAGCTTGCTGAAAGCTCAAGCTTTGTATCAACTGCGAGGACTGAAGAGACGACCCTCCTGTGAGACGACTCAATAACTATATAGGGCATCCGGCGGTTGCCGCTTTCGTTTTCAGTCTTCTACTTTAACCACTGCTATTGGTAGACTACTGTCGTCGGGGTTATTTgtgtaattaaatttttttttctatgaggaaagtgtaattaaatttaagttttgtaaataatcatatttaatttttggcAAAAAATATACTATACttcaagaaattatttttatgttttaaaaaaatatattaaaatatttttgaaatttaaaaaaattattaattaattaatttgtttattttattcattaactAGGTTTTGTTTTATTTCTACACAGTTTTTATAGTATGTAGTTTGTTTCTTTTAGTCTTCCTTGAGAATTTATTATGATGTGTTTGCAGCCTGAGTGAGGTATTTGCTTGCATGCATGAATTTCCTCCCTCATGACAACTCTAACGACAACTGTTTGGCGTTGGAGTCACCATTTCGCTGGTGATTGGAGCTAAGTCCTTGCTTCTttgttcttcatttttttttataacagcTACAAATTCTGGTGATATCTGGCCAAGCCTTACGTTTGCGATTGTACGGGTGCCGATTACAACTATTTCCTTCCCAGGCGGCGAAGATAATGAGACGATATGTATATTTATAGGGCCCAGCCTAAAATAATTGTTTATAAATTAGagcggttcggtttaaaattaaaataaataaattaaaaattaaaattttaatatttataaaagttaaattaaattaattttaattaaaaattaaattaaattattttaataaattttttattttttatattttatttttaatattttaaaatttaattataatattttaatattaatataatataatttttttatattattaaaaataatatattattattactgatcagatcaattttatttttttaattttttttattaaaattgaatcaaaataaaataattaaaatttttaaaattaaaaattaaattaaattaaaataaataaaaaattaaattaaaattttaaattaatttaatttaaccgattttttttatttaaccgAATACTCGATTATAGGCCGGCGCTgtgcttcttccctaacttgaGTTTTAAGTTGGGTGTTTAAAATTTTAGGATAAAGACCATTGGTTTTACTTataatattttccttttatactaTACACGCActagattaaaaataaaatttattttcataaatataaagTTATTATTAACACAACTGgacttattatataaatttaattaacatcttttaattttttaatactataattagataataaaaataaattattttttaaaaataatttctttaaaaatactctttttctgtaaaaaaaaaagatgtatatattattttagacggattaaaaaaatatcattaatatgttaaaaagtaataaattatacTATTTTCCTTAATATATCCTTCacctatattattttattactaatttattcttcaaatttaatttattaatttttaatacatattaaacaagattatattaaaaagttaattaataaattattatctcaAAAAAGAAATTCATCTATAATTTGagacaaataaaaaagaaaaataaccctatttttatgaaatggatataattctttatatataaaaattatttttcacaaaataaatgttgttaaaatataattttaatttgtaatttcAAGAGAAATACTTTTAATATAAGAGTACCATTCAACaatgaaaaacataaaaattttgaaattaacaattttaatttcttttacaaATGATAAATGATAATGCATTTAACTTTTAGTTTTAAACATTAACTTAAattattaagaattaaaatgtaatgaaaattttacaattttaatcattaataattaaaataattttacaggTCATTTAATTAAGAGtgtgaaattattaaattaaaaaaacagcAAAAAAAGTATATtccaataacaaaaaaaattattttttagtctcttaaatataatataattaataaatttatttttctatttttataactcatcacttttatttttaattccatCAATCACTGTCCTGGTCTCTTTGTACATTCTTCTCACCGTCAACTTTAGACAGATGATATAAAAACTCTAGCAACTCAATGAACAATTTCCATTCTTTTGTCCTTTCTTCAATTTTTCCTGAAGAAACTTAGTAATATTGCGAGATTTTAacagaattttttttatgcTAAAAAGCTAAATTTATCCCataatttatatattctaattttaaagtgcgaattaaattttaattagtttatttggctttattataaatttaaatcgaaaaataAAATCAGAGTAAACTTGATCtttttactaaattttttttttctaaaacaaGCAAGACGAGGAGAGAAATTTCTAAAACTCAAAAGAGTCAGTCCACTACTTGAGATGGTGAAGTAGAGTTGTGTGTATCATctactgatatttctgttacaTCATCCAAGGAATTAGAGGGTATTGGTCTTTCAATTTTCTGAAGTGTACCATTCAACAGCATCTCTTTTTCCAAATGCAAGCAATAGTTCTCGAAGATTCTAGAACTTACCATTACCCCAAAATCTAATAGGAAAAGGAATTCAATTTCCAGCTTGTTCAATTCTGCATTGCTCACTCCTCCTACCCTTGCATAGAATGCATTGTTATGGTGCCTGCAGTTTTGCAAATCCTATAAATATATGTTTCTCATTCTCACaccattttcctttttctcatAAACAACTGAAGAAATTATATTCAACTTTTATCAATGAtgataaatactaaaaataaaataaaaaaaataaaataaatatataaaatctaaTCATTAATATCATTCAAAATTTTCATGTGGCGATTTAATTTAAGGATTTAAGGATGAATAAATGCTTATACTCCtatattaattgaaattaatttattgaatcactAAAATCATACcaagatttaaatatttaaattaaatagctaAAATGCGAAAAATTGTTTtgattatttttgtaattaagCCTATTTATAATAGTAACTATATCATATCAAATCTAACAAAAAAGAATAGAGAAAGAGAGGAGCACTCACTCGTCATCCAGCATCTTAGAAGCAACCAAGACACTTGTAACCAGCAACCTATGCACATTCAGTGATACGACAAGAGAGTCAGGGTGCTTGTGAAGCAGCCTGTCTATGTACACATATCCAACCACGAAACAGGATGGGCTACAACTTGTGTACTTGTATAGCCTCTCCAAGTATTTTTGAATGCTTATGCTAGGTGCTCTTACACCATGAAATGCGTTTAAGCTCTTCCCAAGCCTAGTCAAGCCTGAGCTCATCCCATCTACAATCCGGTCGTTACGAGCCACTAGCTTCTCTATCACCGTTGATAATATGGTTAATACTCTTGGTGTGGTTGGCTCAGGCTGAATCAGCTCTGGCTGCCGGCTGCTGTTGGCAGTGAGCTTGCCGCTGGCTAACATTTAGAACTCATTAATGGAGAGCCTTTTGAGTTTTGAGACATCCGGATGGTTATCAATTTCCGAATTCTGAGTGTGCTTGTGTGTGTGTTATCCGCTTTGTAGGAATTGTGAAATGGGTTTTTGACACGTGTACATAGCTGATCTGTCAGTGGAagtaaaatgatgtaattggATGGCAATGTATGGAACAAATAGCGGATTAAGGTGTGGCTGAGGGGTGATGAAACAGCTTTCAGGCGATCAAATTACAAGGTCCCACGTGGGGATGACATAGGAACGAGGATTGGAACTGTTTGGACAATAACAATTCAAGAAATAAGTGGTGTACCTTGCCCTAACAAACCAGAAAGTAAAGCAAAGACTGCGAAACCAAACGGTTCTGtcaaaaataaaagagttgCTGTTTGATGTAACCCCTCAGGAAATTTTCAGCCTCTGAAGCCCAAGTGGTAAAGTATCCTTCATAAGCCAAATCGAAtcccataaacacaacatagTAATGTTCCCAAATATCCTGCGGAAAAATCTAAAAAAGCACAGATTCAAACCCAGTGCACAACACTTTCTTTAAGGACCTTAACCCTTTGTTTCAAAGGGTTTTGACAAAAGTGAACATCAATGGAAACTTATCAGGACTCTGAGCATGATTAAGATTAGATACGTATCTATTAGCTTTGTAAATGTTGAACAGCCTTTTCGTATATgaacaaaaaaattttataaattgaaaaattaaaaaaagcaaTGAATAAGCACTTCTCCGCAAAAAAATATGGAGGCATTGTTCGAAACCTCCTTGATGAGCGTAAGACATAATTGCTAGTCGTCTATAATCTATACATTATGGTCAATGGAAGCAAGTAACTTGGCTTCCTCAGTTGAGCTGTCATTCATGGAAAGCTGAAGATTTGACTTGGAACTCATTTTATTCCACTCATTTTCAACACGGAAGAAAACCCACTGGAAACGGCGGATCATCTCCAAGGCAGTGATTGTGAACACAGTGAGGTAATTATGACGGAGATGGGCAGACAGCTTGTATGTCCACGTGCAACGCAAGATCAAATTGCTTCCAATCACCCAAAAATATACCTGCAACTCcaagtttatataattataagagAAACGAAACTACCTGGAAGGTTAAATTGATTAATTGGTTAGTCCAGagttcaaatcaaatcaaatcaaattaaattttgaaaattgaacTTAATGCTACAAGAAAATGGACATGACTTTAGCAGATAATTTTCGTTTGATTGCCCTGGCCTCATAGATGACTGGATTCAGGCGTCAAAACAAGAGATTGTGGTTTAACTAGACAAGTCAGCTATCCGAGGAACCTTATTGTAAATCAAGGACCACTGACTGTGGTATGGATCCTACAGCAAATGTAAATTCTTACCCATTTTCGTCCATATAGCAGGTATGAGCAAAGACTTGTTTTGTTGAATTTGAAAATCCGTGTGAAGCAGctggcaaaagaaaaaaagagattaataaatgaaattttgttGAAGATGCAAGGATTATTTAGAGACTTCCTAGGATTCATTTTAAGAGTGTCTATGTTGAGGTGATTAGCAGACAGCTTAAGTGGAACCAGACTAGGCAATGGCCTTCTCTGGTTCTGAGATCAAGGGGAAAAGTGACAGTTCTTAAACTATGATTGTGAAACAGTACAAAAGCAAATAACATACCTCAAGTCCCAATCCCGAGTCACATCCCAGTAGAACGAGTACAATGAGTTCAAAACACTTGATAGAAGCCACAGGGGCCGATAAAAATTTGTCCATTTATCAGGGAAGACGTGATATTTAAGggctgaaagaaaaataactgGCACCGCAGTTGAATACTTTAATGCTGAAACCATTAGAAAATGAAATTATTGCAGTACACAGGCAACAAATCTTACTGCAAAAACTAAATATGGAGCTGAAATTGTAGATCATAGCTTGTAACACTTGACAATGAACAAATATCCAGGaacttcaaaaataaataaataaataaaaggagaaCCAAAAAGCTGTATCAGAGTGACAAGATGACAATCCTTGAGAGGAGGTTGAGCAATAGCCACTGTCAGAAACTGAACTGAACTAGTCATAAGCAATGGATCATTACAGGTCATTTCAGACAGTGCACCAAAGCTATCATTGTACTATTTTGCACAAAGAAAACaatttttctgatgtattt
Coding sequences within it:
- the LOC110629347 gene encoding cyclin-U1-1, which produces MLASGKLTANSSRQPELIQPEPTTPRVLTILSTVIEKLVARNDRIVDGMSSGLTRLGKSLNAFHGVRAPSISIQKYLERLYKYTSCSPSCFVVGYVYIDRLLHKHPDSLVVSLNVHRLLVTSVLVASKMLDDEHHNNAFYARVGGVSNAELNKLEIEFLFLLDFGVMVSSRIFENYCLHLEKEMLLNGTLQKIERPIPSNSLDDVTEISVDDTHNSTSPSQVVD